A genomic stretch from Sebastes fasciatus isolate fSebFas1 chromosome 23, fSebFas1.pri, whole genome shotgun sequence includes:
- the wnt16 gene encoding protein Wnt-16, which yields MERRSCGVRHMCTLTLLLACVCPLCCRATWMWLGVTPTLAPEHQGCADLPLSHRQTELCRLKPFLLPSIQDGARLAIAECQSQFRHERWNCSTTEHPSVFGHELTSGTKETAFIHAVMAAGLVHAVTRSCSQGNMTECGCDTRLQGGGSPAEGWHWGGCSDHIHYGIWFSRKFIDNTVKNMSMTRGGYTLSTTNQHNSEAGRQAIVRTMSTHCRCHGVSGSCAVKTCWKTVAAFERVGVYLKERYERSVQVSDRSKRKMRRKEPRRLPVDMHQLIFFNKSPNYCLEDRRRGIAGTRGRRCNRTSTGSDSCILLCCGRGYNTHLVRHVQRCECKFIWCCYVRCRRCESMNDMHTCK from the exons ATGGAGAGACGGAGCTGTGGAGTCCGACACATGTGCACTCTGACCCTGCTGCTGGCCTGCGTGTGTCCGCTCTGCTGCAGAGCCACCTGGAT GTGGTTGGGCGTGACGCCGACGTTAGCTCCGGAGCACCAGGGCTGTGCTGACCTCCCTCTCAGCCACAGACAGACGGAGCTATGCCGGCTGAAGCCTTTCCTGCTGCCCAGCATTCAGGACGGAGCCCGGCTCGCCATCGCCGAGTGTCAGAGTCAGTTCAGACACGAGAGGTGGAACTGCTCCACCACCGAACACCCGTCAGTGTTCGGACACGAGTTAACCAGCG GAACCAAAGAAACAGCGTTCATCCACGCGGTGATGGCGGCGGGGCTGGTCCACGCCGTCACACGCTCCTGTAGTCAGGGCAACATGACGGAGTGCGGCTGCGACACTCGGCTGCAGGGCGGCGGTTCGCCGGCGGAGGGCTGGCACTGGGGCGGCTGCTCGGACCACATCCATTACGGGATCTGGTTCAGCCGCAAGTTCATCGACAACACCGTCAAAAACATGTCGATGACCAGAGGAGGGTACACACTGAGCACCACGAACCAGCACAACAGTGAGGCCGGACGGCAG GCGATTGTCAGGACGATGTCGACACACTGTCGTTGTCACGGCGTCTCCGGCTCCTGTGCGGTGAAGACGTGTTGGAAGACAGTGGCGGCGTTCGAGCGCGTCGGCGTGTACCTGAAGGAGCGGTACGAGCGCAGCGTTCAGGTCTCGGACCGGtcgaagaggaagatgaggaggaaggagCCGCGCCGCCTCCCGGTCGACATGCACCAGCTCATCTTCTTCAACAAGTCTCCAAATTACTGCCTGGAGGACCGGCGGCGTGGCATCGCCGGCACCAGAGGACGCCGCTGCAACCGGACGTCCACCGGCTCCGACAGCTGCATCCTGCTGTGCTGCGGCAGAGGATACAACACTCATCTGGTGAGACACGTCCAACGCTGCGAGTGCAAGTTCATCTGGTGCTGCTACGTCCGCTGCAGACGCTGCGAGAGCATGAACGACATGCACACCTGTAAATAA
- the cped1 gene encoding cadherin-like and PC-esterase domain-containing protein 1 isoform X1: MRCLLRDAGMLLRRRSCSGPLLLLLGVAVCLFYQTLVVARNRLRSGPQQPAADVRSRKPSDEVLMEETRRFISTLETLQIQVWSQRPPRRRWAVVLTGRHLVFDPEVQLYQQVLQQMGYEVQLSRYAETSSFLRANHGVSGWSLLLCLSSSERSCLRRISFSHLQHHQTVNLLPGVMEAFSDAGGGLCHFFTHSHLTGSELPMRPHACGSTNQKLPFPQDSADSHSPVGAPPPALVAMVNVYVLVTSVKPLTSFLHDISVVTTNQEQGGRPTKLRNFLLQQLGPATSHDAFGQIKKVIGDVLQAAVSTDEKQQTLSRCVLCYQLLTFTLLFSGSITPVVFQVETDLAFSSLRDDTFDGQITKDLILEDTLHFLHLSSETHLSSETQTEGRQYGGCRGTHGSVCLTEDEFLLLLQFQRRMKTPSAFQLLYPSTSSSSSSSSSSSSSSSSSSSSGPLGVSGLLMRISRYYELQRNQSYRTDEERTNQESALSSSLDGSDSRGPCVDPHLRQIYSDPPLTLTPPFSPWVKEYRAEVAFDTVTVRIRPEPVSSACRVHLDEHRGPRMANYPVGLGNSRISILVTDDAQSEPVVMTIYTVHVYRESRPSLPMFGDHVTCSFVQDCGLLVQPGRSCGLQPLFRTQSSLQTCTSGHEPGQWVVPCLSCSDNRTCDWREVAWQPDGCYHPLVERSLLQDCLTDRKVLFIGDSTNRGMMYFLMERVNSSLEDWGKAHDTLVYRNLNGVRTVVSYSYYPQFWLEKNQRPTFRQALLQLIDRSQPLVNSNLTVLVVGGVQWLNTDHLRTVREVLNRESLSDVLVVVKSLGMGFHLPVDGIRSLSLKEIQDLYRENQNIITTAKHHGYEVIDTFSITMGRYKEFLQGRCACHFHEVEKFWSPGLSDDSTSTTNGTRTRSSRTRPELSSQSAVPDTEQEVWPKASSYHLDSRDGTRSRENPSHQASSNAIVFGPISEELLQPGGVA, translated from the exons ATGCGGTGCCTCCTGAGGGACGCCGGGATGCTGCTCCGCCGCCGGTCCTGCTCTggcccgctgctgctgctgctcggggtggcggtgtgtctctTCTACCAGACCCTGGTGGTGGCCCGGAACCGGCTCCGGTCCGGACCGCAACAACCCGCCGCCGACGTCCGCAGCAGGAAGCCGTCCGATGAAGTCCTGATGGAGGAGACCAGGAGGTTCATCTCTACTCTGGAGACTCTACAG ATTCAGGTCTGGTCCCAGCGGCCCCCCCGGCGGCGATGGGCCGTGGTTCTGACGGGTCGACACCTGGTCTTTGACCCCGAGGTCCAGCTGTACCAGCAGGTCCTGCAGCAGATGGGCTACGAGGTCCAGCTGTCCAGATACGCCGAGACCAGCAGCTTCCTCAGAGCCAACCACG GTGTGAGTGGGTGGagcctgttgctgtgtctcAGTAGTTCAGAGAGAAGCTGTCTGAGGAGAATCTCCTTCTCTCACCTGCAGCATCATCAGACG gtgaACTTGTTGCCCGGGGTGATGGAGGCGTTCTCTGATGCAGGCGGAGGTCTCTGTCACTTCTTCACTCACTCACACCTGACAG GATCTGAATTACCCATGAGGCCACATGCCTGTGGATCGACCAATCAGAAGCTGCCATTTCCTCAGGACTCAGCGGACAG TCACTCACCTGTCGGAGCCCCGCCTCCTgctctggttgccatggtgaatgTTTACGTCCTGGTGACATCAGTAAAGCCGCTGACTTCCTTCCTGCATGACATCAGCGTGGTGACGACCAATCAGGAGCAGGGGGGGCGGCCCACGAAG CTCAGGAActtcctgctgcagcagctgggaCCAGCCACTTCTCATGATGCTTTTGGGCAGATCAAGAAGGTGATAGGTGATGTGCTGCAGGCCGCTGTGTCCACCGATGAGAAGCAACAAACGCTCAGCAg gtgtgtgttgtgttaccAGCTGTTGACCTTCACTCTGCTCTTCAGCGGCTCCATCACACCTGTCGTATTCCAG gtGGAAACTGATCTGGCGTTTTCTTCTCTGAGGGACGACACGTTTGATGGACAGATCACCAAAGACCTGATCCTGGAGGACACGCTCCACTTCCTGCACCTGtcctcagagacacacctgtCCTCAGAGACACAGACGGAGGGCAGACAG TACGGTGGCTGCAGAGGGACACACGGCAGCGTCTGTTTGACAGAAGACgagtttcttcttctgcttcagtttcagcGGCGGATGAAGACGCCTTCAGCTTTTCAACtg ttgtatcccagcacctcctcctcctcctcctcctcctcttcctcttcctcttcttcgtcctcctcctcctcctccggtccTCTGGGTGTCTCTGGTCTCCTGATGAGGATCAGTCGTTACTACGAGCTCCAGAGGAACCAGAGCTACAG AACTGATGAAGAACGGACCAATCAGGAGTCAGCTCTGTCTTCTTCACTGGATGGGTCTGACAGTAGAG GTCCCTGTGTGGACCCCCACCTCAGACAGATCTACAGCGACCCCCCCCTCACCCTGACCCCGCCCTTCAGCCCCTGGGTGAAGGAGTACCGGGCCGAGGTCGCCTTCGACACGGTGACAGTTCGAATCCGTCCAGAGCCCGTCAGCTCGGCCTGCCGGGTCCACCTGGACGAGCACCGAGGCCCCAG GATGGCGAACTACCCGGTCGGCCTCGGCAACAGCAGGATCAGCATCCTGGTGACGGATGACGCCCAGTCGGAGCCCGTTGTCATGACGATCTACACCGTCCACGTGTACCGCGAGAGCCGACCCAGTCTGCCCATGTTTGGGGATCATGTGACCTGCAGCTTCGTGCAG gacTGTGGTCTGCTGGTTCAGCCTGGTCGGTCCTGTGGTCTCCAGCCTCTCTTCAGGACTCAGAGTTCACTTCAGACCTGCACCTCAGGACACGAACCAG gTCAGTGGGTGGTTCCGTGTCTGAGCTGTTCTGACAACAGGACGTGTGATTGGAGGgaggttgcctggcaaccagACGGCTGTTACCACCCGTTAGTGGAGCGCTCCCTGCTGCAGGACTGTCTGACGGACAGGAAG GTGTTGTTTATCGGCGACTCAACCAATCGTGGGATGATGTACTTCCTGATGGAGCGGGTGAACTCCAGTCTGGAGGACTGGGGGAAAGCTCACGACACGCTGGTCTACAGGAACCTGAACGGGGTCCGGACTGTGGTCAGCTACTCGTATTATCCTCAGTTCTGGTTGGAGAAGAACCAGAGGCCCACCTTCAGACaggctctgctgcagctgatcGACAG GTCACAACCTCTGGTAAACTCTAACCTGACGGTCCTGGTTGTGGGAGGAGTCCAGTGGCTCAACACCGATCACCTGAGGACAGTCAGAGAGGTGCTGAACAG agagTCTCTCAGTGATGTCCTGGTGGTGGTGAAATCTTTGGGGATGGGTTTCCATCTTCCTGTAGATGGGATCCGGTCTCTCAGCCTG AAAGAGATCCAGGATCTCTACAGAGAGAACCAGAACATCATCACCACAGCAAAACATCATGGGTACGAAGTCATCGACACATTCAGCATCACGATGGGTCGATACAAAGAGTTCCTGCAGGGTCGATGTGCCTGCCACTTTCATGAG GTGGAGAAGTTTTGGTCCCCCGGGCTTTCAGACGACTCAACGTCCACAACAAATGGAACCAGAACCAGATCCTCCAGAACTAGACCTGAACTCAGCAGCCAATCAGCCGTGCCGGACACGGAGCAGGAGGTGTGGCCTAAAGCTTCATCCTATCAT ctggattctcgcgatggcacgagatcacgcgagaatcCATCTCACCAGGCTTCGAGTAATGCGATTGTATTCGGACCAATCAgtgaggagctactgcagcCAGGGGGCGTGGCTTag
- the cped1 gene encoding cadherin-like and PC-esterase domain-containing protein 1 isoform X2, producing MRCLLRDAGMLLRRRSCSGPLLLLLGVAVCLFYQTLVVARNRLRSGPQQPAADVRSRKPSDEVLMEETRRFISTLETLQIQVWSQRPPRRRWAVVLTGRHLVFDPEVQLYQQVLQQMGYEVQLSRYAETSSFLRANHGVSGWSLLLCLSSSERSCLRRISFSHLQHHQTVNLLPGVMEAFSDAGGGLCHFFTHSHLTGSELPMRPHACGSTNQKLPFPQDSADSHSPVGAPPPALVAMVNVYVLVTSVKPLTSFLHDISVVTTNQEQGGRPTKLRNFLLQQLGPATSHDAFGQIKKVIGDVLQAAVSTDEKQQTLSRCVLCYQLLTFTLLFSGSITPVVFQVETDLAFSSLRDDTFDGQITKDLILEDTLHFLHLSSETHLSSETQTEGRQYGGCRGTHGSVCLTEDEFLLLLQFQRRMKTPSAFQLLYPSTSSSSSSSSSSSSSSSSSSSSGPLGVSGLLMRISRYYELQRNQSYRTDEERTNQESALSSSLDGSDSRGPCVDPHLRQIYSDPPLTLTPPFSPWVKEYRAEVAFDTVTVRIRPEPVSSACRVHLDEHRGPRMANYPVGLGNSRISILVTDDAQSEPVVMTIYTVHVYRESRPSLPMFGDHVTCSFVQDCGLLVQPGRSCGLQPLFRTQSSLQTCTSGHEPGQWVVPCLSCSDNRTCDWREVAWQPDGCYHPLVERSLLQDCLTDRKVLFIGDSTNRGMMYFLMERVNSSLEDWGKAHDTLVYRNLNGVRTVVSYSYYPQFWLEKNQRPTFRQALLQLIDRSQPLVNSNLTVLVVGGVQWLNTDHLRTVREVLNRESLSDVLVVVKSLGMGFHLPVDGIRSLSLKEIQDLYRENQNIITTAKHHGYEVIDTFSITMGRYKEFLQGRCACHFHEVEKFWSPGLSDDSTSTTNGTRTRSSRTRPELSSQSAVPDTEQELDSRDGTRSRENPSHQASSNAIVFGPISEELLQPGGVA from the exons ATGCGGTGCCTCCTGAGGGACGCCGGGATGCTGCTCCGCCGCCGGTCCTGCTCTggcccgctgctgctgctgctcggggtggcggtgtgtctctTCTACCAGACCCTGGTGGTGGCCCGGAACCGGCTCCGGTCCGGACCGCAACAACCCGCCGCCGACGTCCGCAGCAGGAAGCCGTCCGATGAAGTCCTGATGGAGGAGACCAGGAGGTTCATCTCTACTCTGGAGACTCTACAG ATTCAGGTCTGGTCCCAGCGGCCCCCCCGGCGGCGATGGGCCGTGGTTCTGACGGGTCGACACCTGGTCTTTGACCCCGAGGTCCAGCTGTACCAGCAGGTCCTGCAGCAGATGGGCTACGAGGTCCAGCTGTCCAGATACGCCGAGACCAGCAGCTTCCTCAGAGCCAACCACG GTGTGAGTGGGTGGagcctgttgctgtgtctcAGTAGTTCAGAGAGAAGCTGTCTGAGGAGAATCTCCTTCTCTCACCTGCAGCATCATCAGACG gtgaACTTGTTGCCCGGGGTGATGGAGGCGTTCTCTGATGCAGGCGGAGGTCTCTGTCACTTCTTCACTCACTCACACCTGACAG GATCTGAATTACCCATGAGGCCACATGCCTGTGGATCGACCAATCAGAAGCTGCCATTTCCTCAGGACTCAGCGGACAG TCACTCACCTGTCGGAGCCCCGCCTCCTgctctggttgccatggtgaatgTTTACGTCCTGGTGACATCAGTAAAGCCGCTGACTTCCTTCCTGCATGACATCAGCGTGGTGACGACCAATCAGGAGCAGGGGGGGCGGCCCACGAAG CTCAGGAActtcctgctgcagcagctgggaCCAGCCACTTCTCATGATGCTTTTGGGCAGATCAAGAAGGTGATAGGTGATGTGCTGCAGGCCGCTGTGTCCACCGATGAGAAGCAACAAACGCTCAGCAg gtgtgtgttgtgttaccAGCTGTTGACCTTCACTCTGCTCTTCAGCGGCTCCATCACACCTGTCGTATTCCAG gtGGAAACTGATCTGGCGTTTTCTTCTCTGAGGGACGACACGTTTGATGGACAGATCACCAAAGACCTGATCCTGGAGGACACGCTCCACTTCCTGCACCTGtcctcagagacacacctgtCCTCAGAGACACAGACGGAGGGCAGACAG TACGGTGGCTGCAGAGGGACACACGGCAGCGTCTGTTTGACAGAAGACgagtttcttcttctgcttcagtttcagcGGCGGATGAAGACGCCTTCAGCTTTTCAACtg ttgtatcccagcacctcctcctcctcctcctcctcctcttcctcttcctcttcttcgtcctcctcctcctcctccggtccTCTGGGTGTCTCTGGTCTCCTGATGAGGATCAGTCGTTACTACGAGCTCCAGAGGAACCAGAGCTACAG AACTGATGAAGAACGGACCAATCAGGAGTCAGCTCTGTCTTCTTCACTGGATGGGTCTGACAGTAGAG GTCCCTGTGTGGACCCCCACCTCAGACAGATCTACAGCGACCCCCCCCTCACCCTGACCCCGCCCTTCAGCCCCTGGGTGAAGGAGTACCGGGCCGAGGTCGCCTTCGACACGGTGACAGTTCGAATCCGTCCAGAGCCCGTCAGCTCGGCCTGCCGGGTCCACCTGGACGAGCACCGAGGCCCCAG GATGGCGAACTACCCGGTCGGCCTCGGCAACAGCAGGATCAGCATCCTGGTGACGGATGACGCCCAGTCGGAGCCCGTTGTCATGACGATCTACACCGTCCACGTGTACCGCGAGAGCCGACCCAGTCTGCCCATGTTTGGGGATCATGTGACCTGCAGCTTCGTGCAG gacTGTGGTCTGCTGGTTCAGCCTGGTCGGTCCTGTGGTCTCCAGCCTCTCTTCAGGACTCAGAGTTCACTTCAGACCTGCACCTCAGGACACGAACCAG gTCAGTGGGTGGTTCCGTGTCTGAGCTGTTCTGACAACAGGACGTGTGATTGGAGGgaggttgcctggcaaccagACGGCTGTTACCACCCGTTAGTGGAGCGCTCCCTGCTGCAGGACTGTCTGACGGACAGGAAG GTGTTGTTTATCGGCGACTCAACCAATCGTGGGATGATGTACTTCCTGATGGAGCGGGTGAACTCCAGTCTGGAGGACTGGGGGAAAGCTCACGACACGCTGGTCTACAGGAACCTGAACGGGGTCCGGACTGTGGTCAGCTACTCGTATTATCCTCAGTTCTGGTTGGAGAAGAACCAGAGGCCCACCTTCAGACaggctctgctgcagctgatcGACAG GTCACAACCTCTGGTAAACTCTAACCTGACGGTCCTGGTTGTGGGAGGAGTCCAGTGGCTCAACACCGATCACCTGAGGACAGTCAGAGAGGTGCTGAACAG agagTCTCTCAGTGATGTCCTGGTGGTGGTGAAATCTTTGGGGATGGGTTTCCATCTTCCTGTAGATGGGATCCGGTCTCTCAGCCTG AAAGAGATCCAGGATCTCTACAGAGAGAACCAGAACATCATCACCACAGCAAAACATCATGGGTACGAAGTCATCGACACATTCAGCATCACGATGGGTCGATACAAAGAGTTCCTGCAGGGTCGATGTGCCTGCCACTTTCATGAG GTGGAGAAGTTTTGGTCCCCCGGGCTTTCAGACGACTCAACGTCCACAACAAATGGAACCAGAACCAGATCCTCCAGAACTAGACCTGAACTCAGCAGCCAATCAGCCGTGCCGGACACGGAGCAGGAG ctggattctcgcgatggcacgagatcacgcgagaatcCATCTCACCAGGCTTCGAGTAATGCGATTGTATTCGGACCAATCAgtgaggagctactgcagcCAGGGGGCGTGGCTTag
- the cped1 gene encoding cadherin-like and PC-esterase domain-containing protein 1 isoform X3 — protein sequence MRCLLRDAGMLLRRRSCSGPLLLLLGVAVCLFYQTLVVARNRLRSGPQQPAADVRSRKPSDEVLMEETRRFISTLETLQIQVWSQRPPRRRWAVVLTGRHLVFDPEVQLYQQVLQQMGYEVQLSRYAETSSFLRANHGVSGWSLLLCLSSSERSCLRRISFSHLQHHQTVNLLPGVMEAFSDAGGGLCHFFTHSHLTGSELPMRPHACGSTNQKLPFPQDSADSHSPVGAPPPALVAMVNVYVLVTSVKPLTSFLHDISVVTTNQEQGGRPTKLRNFLLQQLGPATSHDAFGQIKKVIGDVLQAAVSTDEKQQTLSRCVLCYQLLTFTLLFSGSITPVVFQVETDLAFSSLRDDTFDGQITKDLILEDTLHFLHLSSETHLSSETQTEGRQYGGCRGTHGSVCLTEDEFLLLLQFQRRMKTPSAFQLLYPSTSSSSSSSSSSSSSSSSSSSSGPLGVSGLLMRISRYYELQRNQSYRTDEERTNQESALSSSLDGSDSRGPCVDPHLRQIYSDPPLTLTPPFSPWVKEYRAEVAFDTVTVRIRPEPVSSACRVHLDEHRGPRMANYPVGLGNSRISILVTDDAQSEPVVMTIYTVHVYRESRPSLPMFGDHVTCSFVQDCGLLVQPGRSCGLQPLFRTQSSLQTCTSGHEPGQWVVPCLSCSDNRTCDWREVAWQPDGCYHPLVERSLLQDCLTDRKVLFIGDSTNRGMMYFLMERVNSSLEDWGKAHDTLVYRNLNGVRTVVSYSYYPQFWLEKNQRPTFRQALLQLIDRSQPLVNSNLTVLVVGGVQWLNTDHLRTVREVLNRESLSDVLVVVKSLGMGFHLPVDGIRSLSLKEIQDLYRENQNIITTAKHHGYEVIDTFSITMGRYKEFLQGRCACHFHEVEKFWSPGLSDDSTSTTNGTRTRSSRTRPELSSQSAVPDTEQEVWPKASSYHVRGPVNQVYSEILLSRLCPRTSN from the exons ATGCGGTGCCTCCTGAGGGACGCCGGGATGCTGCTCCGCCGCCGGTCCTGCTCTggcccgctgctgctgctgctcggggtggcggtgtgtctctTCTACCAGACCCTGGTGGTGGCCCGGAACCGGCTCCGGTCCGGACCGCAACAACCCGCCGCCGACGTCCGCAGCAGGAAGCCGTCCGATGAAGTCCTGATGGAGGAGACCAGGAGGTTCATCTCTACTCTGGAGACTCTACAG ATTCAGGTCTGGTCCCAGCGGCCCCCCCGGCGGCGATGGGCCGTGGTTCTGACGGGTCGACACCTGGTCTTTGACCCCGAGGTCCAGCTGTACCAGCAGGTCCTGCAGCAGATGGGCTACGAGGTCCAGCTGTCCAGATACGCCGAGACCAGCAGCTTCCTCAGAGCCAACCACG GTGTGAGTGGGTGGagcctgttgctgtgtctcAGTAGTTCAGAGAGAAGCTGTCTGAGGAGAATCTCCTTCTCTCACCTGCAGCATCATCAGACG gtgaACTTGTTGCCCGGGGTGATGGAGGCGTTCTCTGATGCAGGCGGAGGTCTCTGTCACTTCTTCACTCACTCACACCTGACAG GATCTGAATTACCCATGAGGCCACATGCCTGTGGATCGACCAATCAGAAGCTGCCATTTCCTCAGGACTCAGCGGACAG TCACTCACCTGTCGGAGCCCCGCCTCCTgctctggttgccatggtgaatgTTTACGTCCTGGTGACATCAGTAAAGCCGCTGACTTCCTTCCTGCATGACATCAGCGTGGTGACGACCAATCAGGAGCAGGGGGGGCGGCCCACGAAG CTCAGGAActtcctgctgcagcagctgggaCCAGCCACTTCTCATGATGCTTTTGGGCAGATCAAGAAGGTGATAGGTGATGTGCTGCAGGCCGCTGTGTCCACCGATGAGAAGCAACAAACGCTCAGCAg gtgtgtgttgtgttaccAGCTGTTGACCTTCACTCTGCTCTTCAGCGGCTCCATCACACCTGTCGTATTCCAG gtGGAAACTGATCTGGCGTTTTCTTCTCTGAGGGACGACACGTTTGATGGACAGATCACCAAAGACCTGATCCTGGAGGACACGCTCCACTTCCTGCACCTGtcctcagagacacacctgtCCTCAGAGACACAGACGGAGGGCAGACAG TACGGTGGCTGCAGAGGGACACACGGCAGCGTCTGTTTGACAGAAGACgagtttcttcttctgcttcagtttcagcGGCGGATGAAGACGCCTTCAGCTTTTCAACtg ttgtatcccagcacctcctcctcctcctcctcctcctcttcctcttcctcttcttcgtcctcctcctcctcctccggtccTCTGGGTGTCTCTGGTCTCCTGATGAGGATCAGTCGTTACTACGAGCTCCAGAGGAACCAGAGCTACAG AACTGATGAAGAACGGACCAATCAGGAGTCAGCTCTGTCTTCTTCACTGGATGGGTCTGACAGTAGAG GTCCCTGTGTGGACCCCCACCTCAGACAGATCTACAGCGACCCCCCCCTCACCCTGACCCCGCCCTTCAGCCCCTGGGTGAAGGAGTACCGGGCCGAGGTCGCCTTCGACACGGTGACAGTTCGAATCCGTCCAGAGCCCGTCAGCTCGGCCTGCCGGGTCCACCTGGACGAGCACCGAGGCCCCAG GATGGCGAACTACCCGGTCGGCCTCGGCAACAGCAGGATCAGCATCCTGGTGACGGATGACGCCCAGTCGGAGCCCGTTGTCATGACGATCTACACCGTCCACGTGTACCGCGAGAGCCGACCCAGTCTGCCCATGTTTGGGGATCATGTGACCTGCAGCTTCGTGCAG gacTGTGGTCTGCTGGTTCAGCCTGGTCGGTCCTGTGGTCTCCAGCCTCTCTTCAGGACTCAGAGTTCACTTCAGACCTGCACCTCAGGACACGAACCAG gTCAGTGGGTGGTTCCGTGTCTGAGCTGTTCTGACAACAGGACGTGTGATTGGAGGgaggttgcctggcaaccagACGGCTGTTACCACCCGTTAGTGGAGCGCTCCCTGCTGCAGGACTGTCTGACGGACAGGAAG GTGTTGTTTATCGGCGACTCAACCAATCGTGGGATGATGTACTTCCTGATGGAGCGGGTGAACTCCAGTCTGGAGGACTGGGGGAAAGCTCACGACACGCTGGTCTACAGGAACCTGAACGGGGTCCGGACTGTGGTCAGCTACTCGTATTATCCTCAGTTCTGGTTGGAGAAGAACCAGAGGCCCACCTTCAGACaggctctgctgcagctgatcGACAG GTCACAACCTCTGGTAAACTCTAACCTGACGGTCCTGGTTGTGGGAGGAGTCCAGTGGCTCAACACCGATCACCTGAGGACAGTCAGAGAGGTGCTGAACAG agagTCTCTCAGTGATGTCCTGGTGGTGGTGAAATCTTTGGGGATGGGTTTCCATCTTCCTGTAGATGGGATCCGGTCTCTCAGCCTG AAAGAGATCCAGGATCTCTACAGAGAGAACCAGAACATCATCACCACAGCAAAACATCATGGGTACGAAGTCATCGACACATTCAGCATCACGATGGGTCGATACAAAGAGTTCCTGCAGGGTCGATGTGCCTGCCACTTTCATGAG GTGGAGAAGTTTTGGTCCCCCGGGCTTTCAGACGACTCAACGTCCACAACAAATGGAACCAGAACCAGATCCTCCAGAACTAGACCTGAACTCAGCAGCCAATCAGCCGTGCCGGACACGGAGCAGGAGGTGTGGCCTAAAGCTTCATCCTATCATGTGAGAGGACCAGTGAACCAGGTGTACTCTGAGATCCTGCTGAGCCGCCTGTGTCCCAGAACCAGTAactaa